The DNA sequence GCTTTTTGGAGACTTGGTATACTAATGTCTCTAAATTCTTAGCTTCATAGCTTTTGATTTTTGATTCTACAATACGGGGTATATCAACTTTACTGATGACCCTTGGGAAAATGAATTTTATTGATGAAATCACTAAGGGTGCAATAATTAAACAGACATTCTTTTTCAAGAATTCACCCGGTATATAATTTCCTGCTTTATTCGAAATATAATCATTCACTGAACTCTCAAATCCCTTATCTTTTAATGCATTGTTTATCATCTCATCTGAAAGCAAATGTTTCCCGACTATTTCACCAATAGATTTTGCTAATTTCGGTTGGTCCCGTGGGATCATTCCTGGAGTAAAAGGTATATTAATACCCCATATCTTTTTTTCGCAATAGGGACGGAATAGCATCAGGATTGCCAGTGCATTCGTAAAGTATCCAATTAAACCTCCAATTAGTGCACTAATAACTATCATTTTAAGGACCATGAACTCATTCATCCAAAACCTCCTAAATTATATTCATTAATGTCTAAAATTTGAGAGCCTGGATCTTTCTCGTACCATTCATGTTCTATATCAGAAAACCAGACACCATCTGATGGGTCAATATACAAATTCGGATCTGCGGACATATGTCTGTTCAACCTCAAAAACCGCCGTATGTATAGCCTCGTCTTTATAGGACAAAATAAATCCTACATTAGATTCTTCATCCCACCGGATGTCATCACCAAGTCCGGGGGATTTGTGGATGGATAGATCCCGTGGATTGATGGAGGCAAGCCAACTGGTTATGGAGTCTGGGGAATCAAATCCCCCCATACCCCCCTTTTCTAAAGGGGGGATCATCGAGCTTCCTTCGTTCATCCTCATGTCAATCGCATCTAGTGCGTAGCTCCTGATCAATTTAGGCCATGCTATGCTGAATGCCCGGGGTCTGCTGAGGGCCTCAAGGCCGGTGATCTTTCCATTGATCAGCGCAATGAAACCGGTTTGCCCTTCCGTAATCTTAAACCCTTGTATATAGTCATCAAGGTTTCCCCTCTGGTGTTCATAGATATCGGCCATGGATTGCGTCCTTGAGCTGGTTTTATGCAATGCGTGCTGAAAAGCGACCTCTCTCCAGATGTCCGATTGTCCGGCATCGTATCCCGTGCCTGCATTGATGGATTCAAAGACCCGTTTTGCCTTTTTGCCCCTGTCTGTCGGCTTGTACATCCGGTCGTCGGTGGAAAATACCATGCTCTTATAATGCCACCTCCCCTGTTCCACACAACTTACCGGAATAACCATTGTGGACTGTGGCGCTACGAGTATCGTGGTATTAATGATCCTGTCCTGTTTTGCACCCGCAAGCTCCTCTCCATCCAGCAGCAGGATTGCCATATCCGAATCATTTCTTACATTCAGTTCAGATACGCTTCCACTCTCATCGATCTCTGTTATTGTGACAACACCCAGCTTGAGCACCTCGTCCAGCATAAGGTACTCCAGAACCGGTTCTTCATCTCTGAAGATTGGGTACAGTGTTAGGTTTTCATGGGTCCCCGGGTCACCAATCCTGAATCCTTTTAAATGTCCCTGCACGTCTTTCATAGTTAATATCTCCTTTCTATTTTAGAAACTTATCAGAACAATAGTTTACCAGACTTAACCTATTTGTCAAGTTAACCCAATGAACTATTTGTTTGAAATAGAAAACCCTGTGTGTTACTGTAGTTATGGAGGATTAAGCTATGTCAGAATATAAAGGTCATATAGGTAAAAGAATTGCCAATCTGCGAAAGCTGAAGAGCATGACACTGCCGAAGCTTGCAGAAAAGTCGGGTGTCTCAAAGGGGTATATCTCTCAGCTTGAGAATGAGCTTATTATAAGCCCTTCTATTGATTCTGTGAAGAAGATTGCAGATGCCATGGATGTTACCATAGCGGACCTGCTTGAAATACCGGAGGCCCGCTCCATGATGATGGTCATGGAGAACATAGACACGGGGCTTGAGGAGTTACTTAAAGAGCGCCGCAGAAAGGGAAACCCGGTACCTGAGGATATTGTCAAGGCACTATCGCAGTTAAAGACGCGGAAAAAGGGGCCAATGAGCAAAGAGGACTGGGCGTATCTGTGTGAGACTATAAGCAGGGTAACGAGTGGAAAATGAGGTGGAAACATCCGTCTGTTACGAGGTTGATTGAAGAAGATAAGACCCGGCATGGCAGGGAGGTTGATCCGGAGGCGATTATCCGGGAGAAAGCCAAAGGGCTTGTAAGTTATGCCACAGGTCTTGGATGGAGCGGACCTCCATTTGATCCCGCCATCCTTGCCAGCCTGATCGGCATCAGGATTGTCCCTGTCGAATTGCCCTCCTCTATTGATGCGATGATCGTACCCGCAGAGGATGGACGCCTGAAGATCCTCTTAAACAAAACTATTACACAGCTTGAGAGGCAGAACTTTTCCATTTGCCATGAGATTGCCCATACATTCTTTCCGGATTGTGCTGAGTTCATACGTAGGCGTGAAAAGAGGCATGAGAAGGCGGACCCTGAGAGGGAGGTTGAGGTATTATGTAATATAGCCGCATCTGAACTGCTCCTTCCCGGGGATCACTTCAATGAAAGCCTGAATGCATATGGCCTTACCATGAGTTCTGTGCTTCCATTGTCTGAACTGTTCAGGGCATCAAAGAGCGCTGCTATCATAAAGATGGTCAGCAGTGGAATTAAGGTCTGTGCAGCGGTCTTTCTTGAGCCGGGGCACAGGAAGTATGAAAAAAGATGGGGGGCTGATACGGCGCCTAAGATGAGGGTTGTTTATACGGTGCCCTCTCCCGGATTCAGATATTTTATTCCGCGAAATAAATCTGTCCCGGATGATTCCTGTGTCTACAGGGCGGTGGATCCTAATGAGATTACAAATGCGACAGAAAACTGGAAGATACCTGCGCATCCTGTCTATAAAGTTGAGGCTATGAATCTCCCGCCGATTGATAAGACTGATTCGACTCAGAGGGTTGTGGCACTGGTTTTCCCGGAAGAAAAGATTAAAACGTAGACCGATAATCATCGCATACTCCTAATTGACATAACTGCTCTACTTGCATACAATCAGGATAAAATAATGCCAACTGTATTAAGACATGGCACTATCGCCTTTATTTTTTTAGCCATGAAACAACTGAGCCGCCGCATATTCATGTTGACCGTGAGAATCTATCAGCCAAGTTCTGGTTACAGCCGATAAGTCTGGCACGTAACTTTGGTTTTAGCCCAAAGGAGTTAAGAGAGATACAATCTATAATTCTGGAAAATCAATCAAAATTGTTGGAGGCATGGTATGGGTATTTTAGCACTGGCAGCAGATGAACGGGTGAAGGGTGTCCAGATAACTGAGGATACCGTAAGCGTTAGTTTAATGGACGGTCGTATTATCTCTGTACCACTTGCCTGGTATCCCAGGTTATTCAATGCAACACCGGAACAACGAAAGAACTGGCAAATCTGCGGGGGAGGTTATGGCATTCATTGGGGGGATATCGATGAAGATTTAAGCACCGAAGGACTCCTTCGGGGAGCACCAGCACCCCAAACCATATCAAAAGGATGAACAAGAGGTTTAAATGTAACCACATTCTCTTCTAACTTACCTCCACAAAACACACACTTCATTATAAATCACCTCCTGATTTAAAAATCAATCCATTCTTTGGGATCAGGATCATATGCAGTATTGTCATATTATCCGGAATATCCCGGAAAGATAACTCCATTGAAACATTAGGCCAGGATTTTTCAATGTTTATATTGAGGCTCAGGTAGTTGGAGTCAATGTTAGACAACTATAATTTCCCGATTTATAAAAGCCTGCTAATAAGAGGTATTAGGTAAGTTTGCAATTGATTATTTTGACTGTTAAAATTGAATAAACTAGATACTAACTTGTAAACCATATTAAAGGAAAGGAGATATGTCATGCCGAGAGTTACTCATTTTGAAATAAGTGCAGCTGAGCCTGAAAGGGCCATATCATTTTACAATGAGGTTTTTGGGTGGAAAATCAACAAATGGGAAGGTCCTATAGAATATTGGTTAGTCGCAACAGGTGAAAAAGAAGAACCTGGGATTGATGGTGGCATTATGCGAAGGGGGCAATTTACAGAAAATGTCGTTAACTCAATAGAGGTGCCTGATATTGATGAATATATAGATAAGGTTGAAAAGGCAGGGGGTAAGGTGACTCAACCAAAAATGTCCATTACCGGAGTTGGATATGCGGCCTATTTAAAAGATACAGAAGGTAACACATTTGGGATTATGCAATATGATCCCAACGCTAAATAAGCATTGGCTAACAAGCGCAGCCAGCAGAGACTGGCCTTCAGCACCGCATCGTTATGTTACAGGCCAGTCCATTACCGCGAAAGTTAGACTTCAATACTTTGTTGCTCATGCTGACATTAAAAAAACTCTGGTCATACCAAAAAGGAAGAAATAGAAAAGATGAAACAGGTATCGGGCAAGAATATATTAATTGCCGGGAGTGCAAGTATTGTACAGCAACTGACTAATCTGGGATTGATAGATGAATACCACGTATTGATACATCCTGTCATTTTGGGTGCAGGGAAACCATTATTTAAAGACCTTAAGGAGAAACACAACCTGAAGCTTTTAGAGACAAATTCTTTTAAAAACGGGGTCGTCTTACTGCGCTATCAGCAGGTGTAATAATATAATAGAATTTGTCACTGGGACATTAGGCGTTCCAATGGAAGGAGTATTGGACGAGCGTGACCTATAGAAACCTTTACATCTTGCATTTATCTAACCTATAATCATCCGTGCCGTTAGTGAAATACAGATTCCGTTAGCAGGAGAGTGTCTCTTGATACAAATGAATGAAGAAGCCGGCGGGCAAATAGAGCTACACAGGATTTGTGAGGGATATCCTATCCTTGCAGTCTATCTGTTTGGTTCCATGGCCGATGAAGGGGTTGATCTTCTGGATAATAAACAGCCGGTAACTATTGATCCACTTGCCGACATTGATGTCGGAGTAGTTTTTTTGCAACCGGTGTCAGATACAAAAGAAAGAATAAGGCTTTATGGAAAATTATATTCGGACTTGTCAGATTTATTCTCTCCATTTCCTTTAGACCTTGTCTTTCTTCAGGATACCGGCGTAATCATTCAGGCTGAGGCAATCAACGGTCAATTAATCTACAGCCGCGATGATGACCGAAGGACAGATTACGAGGAAATGGTTTTCAAACTTTATCAGGACTGGAAGCCTGTCTATGACCTATATACAAAGGAAGTATTGGAAGCTATCAGAAGATGACTTTAAATATTTCAATGATAACCGGCAGAATAAAAAAGAAAGTCCATAGATAAATCGGCTAAAAACAATATCTAATATTTGGATATGTGTCCGAACATTATGATTGGGAAAGCTGGTGCGATTTCTTTCTTGAAGCTGTTGAGCAGAAGGCTATTGGAAATCTTACTATCGCAGAGAACATAAGGACACTCATTTCTGGTGAATACAACGGGAACTATGACAATGCTGTATTCAAACCCTGCCTCACATGCACAGTCTCTTAAATTATCAAAGCCTATTTCATTGGAGGAATCATCATCATAATCTTTTTCAGGTAGTTCTGCGTATATTCCGGAAATCTTCTTGATAGCTTTCTCACGACGGTAATGGAGAGTTTCTTTAAATTAATTTCATCCATGTCTATGGATGCCACTCCTTTTGATGCAAGATATATAAGGTCAAGGAATGCCTTTTCAGCCTTTGCCACATAGATTCCACCCTGCATTTCGTATCCCCAGAAGATATCTTTTTTGATCTGCCTGAATTCCACATCCCTTCCTTCAATAGTAAGTCTTTTGGTTTTTCTAGTTGTTGCGAAGGTAACAGTATACGGGATAAGATTAAGGACACCATAT is a window from the Nitrospirota bacterium genome containing:
- a CDS encoding nucleotidyltransferase domain-containing protein, translated to MIQMNEEAGGQIELHRICEGYPILAVYLFGSMADEGVDLLDNKQPVTIDPLADIDVGVVFLQPVSDTKERIRLYGKLYSDLSDLFSPFPLDLVFLQDTGVIIQAEAINGQLIYSRDDDRRTDYEEMVFKLYQDWKPVYDLYTKEVLEAIRR
- a CDS encoding DUF2442 domain-containing protein, coding for MGILALAADERVKGVQITEDTVSVSLMDGRIISVPLAWYPRLFNATPEQRKNWQICGGGYGIHWGDIDEDLSTEGLLRGAPAPQTISKG
- a CDS encoding VOC family protein, producing the protein MPRVTHFEISAAEPERAISFYNEVFGWKINKWEGPIEYWLVATGEKEEPGIDGGIMRRGQFTENVVNSIEVPDIDEYIDKVEKAGGKVTQPKMSITGVGYAAYLKDTEGNTFGIMQYDPNAK
- a CDS encoding DUF445 family protein → MNEFMVLKMIVISALIGGLIGYFTNALAILMLFRPYCEKKIWGINIPFTPGMIPRDQPKLAKSIGEIVGKHLLSDEMINNALKDKGFESSVNDYISNKAGNYIPGEFLKKNVCLIIAPLVISSIKFIFPRVISKVDIPRIVESKIKSYEAKNLETLVYQVSKKHLRYITLLGGVIGFIIGIIQAILLLLMI
- a CDS encoding helix-turn-helix transcriptional regulator — encoded protein: MSEYKGHIGKRIANLRKLKSMTLPKLAEKSGVSKGYISQLENELIISPSIDSVKKIADAMDVTIADLLEIPEARSMMMVMENIDTGLEELLKERRRKGNPVPEDIVKALSQLKTRKKGPMSKEDWAYLCETISRVTSGK
- a CDS encoding dihydrofolate reductase family protein, whose translation is MKQVSGKNILIAGSASIVQQLTNLGLIDEYHVLIHPVILGAGKPLFKDLKEKHNLKLLETNSFKNGVVLLRYQQV
- a CDS encoding ImmA/IrrE family metallo-endopeptidase, producing the protein MRWKHPSVTRLIEEDKTRHGREVDPEAIIREKAKGLVSYATGLGWSGPPFDPAILASLIGIRIVPVELPSSIDAMIVPAEDGRLKILLNKTITQLERQNFSICHEIAHTFFPDCAEFIRRREKRHEKADPEREVEVLCNIAASELLLPGDHFNESLNAYGLTMSSVLPLSELFRASKSAAIIKMVSSGIKVCAAVFLEPGHRKYEKRWGADTAPKMRVVYTVPSPGFRYFIPRNKSVPDDSCVYRAVDPNEITNATENWKIPAHPVYKVEAMNLPPIDKTDSTQRVVALVFPEEKIKT